The segment GCGGTTCGACGCCATGCTCGACGAGGAAGAGGCCGGCGGGGCCGTCCTTCGGGATCGAGCCGGCGGGCGAGATGTGGTCGGTGGTGACCGAGTCGCCGAGCATCGCGAGGACGCGCGCGCCCGCGATGTCGGCGAGCGGCTGCGGCGTCGGCGGGAGATCGGCGAAGAAGGACGGCTCCTGGATGTAGGTCGAGTCGGGCTCCCAGGCGTAGAGGTTGCCCTCCGGCACCGGCAGGCTCTGCCAGGTCGGGTCGCCGGTGAAAACCTCGGCGTAGGTCTTGCGGAAGAGCTCGGGCGTGACCGCGCGCGCCATCGCCTCTCGCACCTCGGCGTTCGTCGGCCAGACGTCCTTCAGGAAGACGGGCTTCCCGTCCTTGCCGGTGCCGAGCGGCTCCTTCGTGAGGTCGGCGTCGACGCTGCCGGCGAGCGCGTAGGCCACGACGAGCGGCGGCGACGCGAGATACGCGGCCCGCACCTGCGGGTGGATGCGGCCCTCGAAGTTGCGGTTGCCGGAGAGCACCGCCGCGACGACCAGGTCGTTGTCCTTGACGGCTGCTGCGACGGCATCGGGCAGCGGACCGCTGTTGCCGATGCACGTCGTACAGCCGTAGCCGACGAGGTCGAACTTGAGCGCCTCGAGCGAGCCGAGCACGCCCGCGTCGCGGAGATACTCGGTCACGACGCGCGAGCCGGGCGCCAGGCTCGTCTTCACGTACGGCTTCGGCGTGAGCCCGCGCGCCACCGCCTTCTCGGCGAGAAGCCCCGCGGCGAGCATGACCGAGGGGTTCGACGTGTTGGTGCAGCTCGTGATCGCCGCGATGACGACGCCGCCGTGCGTGAGCGTCGCGGTGTCGCCGCCCCTCGTGATCGGCGCGCCCTTGCCGGCGCCGGAGGCGAGCCGCTTCTCGTACGCGCCCCGGAAGCTCTGCCGCACGCCGCCGAGCGGGACGCGGTCCTGCGGGCGGCGCGGGCCGGCGAGGCTCGGCTCGACGGTCGAGAGGTCGAGGGTCACGATCTCCGAGAACGTCGGCGCGGCCGTCGCCGCCGTCCGGAAGAGCCCCTGTTCCTTGCAGTAGCGCTCGACGAGGTCGACGCGCGCCGTGTCGCGTCCGGTCGCGCGGAGGTAGCGGAGGGTCTCGTCGTCGACCGGAAAGAGGCCGGCGGTCGCGCCGTACTCCGGCGCCATGTTGGAGAGGGTCGCGCGGTCGGCGAGGCCGAGGTCGGCGCACCCGGCGCCGAAAAACTCGACGAACTTGCCGACGACGCCGTGCGTGCGGAGCACCTGCGTCAGCGTGAGCACGAGGTCGGTCGCGGTCGTCCCCGGAGGGAGCTGCCCCGTGAGATCGCAGCCGACGACGACCGGCAGCAGTTGGTAGAGCGGCTGGCCGAGCAGGACCGCCTCGGCCTCGATGCCGCCGACCCCCCAGCCGAGGACGCCGAGGCCGTTGATCATCGTGGTGTGCGAATCGGTGCCGACGAGCGTGTCGGGGAAGGCGAACGCGCCGCCGGTCTCGCTGCGGACGTCGACGACGCTCGCGAGGTACTCGAGGTTCACCTGGTGGACGATGCCGGTGCTGGGCGGCACGACGCGGAAGTTCTCGAAGGCCTTCTGGCCCCAGCGCAGGAGGAGGTAGCGCTCGCGGTTCCGCTCGTACTCGCGCTTCACGTTCTCGGCGAAGGCCTCCTTCGACCCGAAGAAGTCGACCTGCACGGAGTGGTCGATCACGAGGTCGGCGGGGACGAGCGGGTTGATGCGCTCGGGATTGCCGCCGGCGCGCGCGACCGCGTCGCGCATGGCCGCGAGGTCGACGACGGCCGGCACGCCCGTGAAGTCCTGCAGCACGACGCGCGAGGGCAGGAACGGCAGCTCGTTCGCCTCGACGGCGGCGGCGGGATTCCAGCGCGCCAGCGCCAGCACGTCGGCGGCGTTGGCGAAGGGCTTGTCCTGATGCCGGAGGACGTTCTCGAGCAGGATCTTGACCGTCACGGGCAGGCGGTCGAGCGCGACCCCGCTCTCCTTCGCGAGCGCGCCGAGACGGTAGTAGTCGACCGCGAGGCCGGATCCCGCGAGGCGGGCGCGGGCGCCGAAGGCATCGGATTGCGTCGTCATCGGATCCTCCCCAGAGGGTGCACTGTGCCCCTCGCGACCGGGGGGCGCAAGCTTCCGGGGCTGTACGACGGCCGCGTCGGCGCTATGGTGGCGCGCGTGCGCACCCGGCTCGCCGTGACGCTCGCGCTGCTGACCTTCGTGCTACCGGCGTGCTCGCGCCTCGGACTCCTGCCGAGCTCGCTGCCGCCCGCGGGCCGCGAGCCGCTCGAAGGCTTCGGCGCCGAGACCACGGGCGGCGCGGGCGGTCGCGTGATCACCATCGGCGAGCCCACGGAAGACGCCGTGCGCGCCGCCTTCGCCGACGCGGCCGCGAGCGGGAACGCGATCATCCGCTTCGCGGTCACGACGCCGATCCGTATCGAAAAGAAGCTTCCGATCCTCGGCAGGCCGCACCTCACGATCGAGGGCGGTGGAGCGACGCTCGACGGCTCGGCCATGAAAGAAGGCTCGGCGATCGTCGACATCCGGACGAACGACGTGATCGTCCGCGATCTGCGTCTGCGCAACGGCGACGATAACCTGCGGGTCGACGGACCCGAGGCCTACCGCGTGGTCGTGACCCACGTGTCGTCGACTGGCGCCCGCGACGACGGCATCTCGATCGGCTACGGCGCCCACGACGTGACGGTGCAATACAGCCTGGTCGCGGGCGCGACGCGCGGGATCTATTGCAAGTACGCCGGCACCGACAACATCTCGCTGCACCATGACTGGCTCATGAAGAACGCGATCCGGAGCCCGATCATCTCGGGCACGATCGTCGCCGATGTCCGGAACGTCATCGTCGAGGACTGGGGCGAGTGGGGGAGCCGTTTCGAGGACGGCGCGACGGGTAACGTCGTCGGCGCGCTCTTCGCGCTCTCGCCGCACGCGCGGTCGATCGGCGGGAAGCCGCACGCGGCGCTGCGCTTGAAGGGCGCCGGGCCGGTGCATCTCTCGGAGAACGCCGTGCGCGGCGTCGTCGAGCCCCTCGTCGGCGGCAGCGCGCAGGCGCCGATTCCGGCGCCGAAGGTGACGACGCTCCCGGTCGGTGCGATGGAAAAGGTCGTGCGCGCGCGCGCCGGCTGCCTGCCGCGCGACGGCGTCGACGCTGCCTACGTGAAGGCGACGAGCGGGTGGACGGTCAGCGAGACCGAGCCGCTCCGCCTCGGCGCCGGGAAGTAGCGGCCGGCGCGGCGCGATGTGCCGCGGCGCCGATCGCGCTCAACGCGGCGGCGGCCGTCGGCTAGCGCGGGGTCGACTCGAAGATGCGCTTCGCCGTCGCGTAATCGGGCTTGCCGTTCGGGGCGCGCGGCACGCGCTCGACGACGAGCAGATCCTTCGGGATCTTGTAGTGGGCGAGATGGCGCTTGGTCTCGGCGAGGATCGCGGCCGGCGTGTCGGTGGCGCCGGCGGCAAGCGCGGCGATGCCGACCACGCGCTGTCCGAAGCGCTCGTCCGGGACGCCGAAGACCAGCGAGTCCTCGACCGCCGGGTGCGTCTTCAGCGCCTCTTCGACCTCTTCCGGGAAGACCTTCTCGCCGCCCGTGTTGATGCAGTTCGAGCCGCGGCCGAGCAGCGTGATGCGGCCGTCGGCTTCGACGGTCGCCATGTCGCCGGGAAACGCGTAGCGGACGCCGTCCACCTCGCGGAAGGTGCCTGCCGACTTCTCGGGATCCTTGTAGTAGCCGAGCGGCACCATGCCGCCGTTGGCGACCAGTCCGATCTCGCCCGACCCCGGCGCGACCTCGCGGCCGTCCTCGGTGAAGACCTTGGTCGTCGGGTTCAGCTTGAAGCGCGCGGTCTCGGCGGTCGTGCCGGCGCGCACCGTCGACTGCCCCATGCCGCCCTCGGTCGAGCCGAGCACGTCGACGATCGTGAGCCCGGGCATGTGCCGCACCAGCCCCTGCTTCACCTCGAGCGAGAACATCGTGCCCGACGACACCATCAGCCGGAGGCAGGAGAGCTCGAAACGCCCGGGCCGTTCGCCGAGCGTACGCAGCAGCGGCTTCGCGAAGGCGTCGCCGACCACCACGACGAGGTTCACACGCTCGCGCTCCACGACCGACCAGAGCTCGACCGGGTCGAGCGACTTGCCCTCGAGCAGCACCGCGGTGCCGCCGAGCATGTGCGGCACCATCATGCCGAGCCAGCAGCCGGTGCCGTGCATGAGCGGCGGTCCCGACATGCTCACCCACGCGGTACCGTCGGCGCGCGTCTTCCTGGCGATCTCGGGCAGGAGCGCGGCGTCCGGGATCTTCGGCTGCCCGATCATCGACGGGTAGGTCTTGAGGAAGAATCCGGCGAAGTCGGCCATCGAGTACATCACGCCCTTCGGCATGCCGGTCGTGCCGCCGGTGTAGAGCATGTAGATCTCGTCGCCCCGCGGCGCGATGCGCGCGGCGGGCGCGACGCTCGATTGGATCGCTTCGTAGGACACGGCGCCCTCGACGCGCACCGCGCCTGCCGCCGCGGGCCCGTCGTCGACCTCGACGAAGAGCTTCACGCGCGGCGCGCGCGGGCGCACCGCCGCGACGCGATCGGCGAGCGACGAGTGGAAGACGAGCGCCTCCATGTCGGAGTTGTCGATCAGGTACGCGAGCTCCTCGTCGAGGTAACGGTAGTTCACGTTGATCGGGATGCCGCGGATCTTCATCGCGGCGAAGTTCGTCTCGCAGTACTCGGGCGAGTTGTAGAGGTACATCCCGACCTTGCTGTGCGGCCCGAGCCCGGCGTCGAGGAGCGCCCGCGCGAGGCGAGCGGCGCGGAGCTCGTAGTCGCGCCACGAGATGCGGCGCGTGCCGTGGACGACCGCGGGGGCGTCGGGCGTCGCGTCGGCGACGGCTTCCCAGATGGCTCCGAAGTGGACGTGCATGGTCGGGCCGTCTTTAGCGCGACGCGCGCGGGTGGTGCCAGCGGGGCGGGCGGAATCGTGCGGCCGTGGTCCGGGAGGTCGGCCCGAACCGCGCTCCGGGCCGGCCGGGACGAGAGAGCGCGCTCGATGGCGCGGTACGGTGCGTCGTAGTACGAAGCCGCGTGCCGCACGCCCCGTTCCACGTCCGTCCCGGCGAGAGGCGCGCCCCGTTCGTGTTCACCGTCGAGCATGCGTCGGCGGCGGTGCCCGACGAGTACGCCGCCCTCGGCCTCGGCCCGGCCGCGCTCGCGGAGCACGTGGCCTGGGACATCGGGGCCGCAGCGCTCGCGCGCGCTCTCGCGGCCGAGTTCGCGGCGCCGGTCGTCGAGAGCGGCTGCTCTCGGCTCGTCGTCGACTGCAACCGCGACCTCCACGACCACGACCTCATCGTCGAGGAGACGCACGGGGTCGCGGTGCCCGGAAACCACGCGCTCGATACGGCCGCGCGCGCCGACCGGATCACGCGCTGGCACGCGCCGTACCACGCGGCCGTCGACGAGGTGCTCCGGATGGGGGCGGCTTCGACGGTTCTCGTGAGCGTGCACACGTTCACGCCGGAGCTCCGTGGCCGGCGGCGCGCGCTCGAGGTCGGCGTGCTCTACGACGACCACGTCGGCCTCGCCGGTACGCTCGCCGACGCGCTCGCCGCGACGGGTCTCGTCGTCCGCCACAACGAGCCCTATTCCGGGCTCGACGGCCTCATCTACTCGGCGCGCGTCCACGGCGCGCGCCACGGGCTCCGCTACGTCGAGCTCGAGGTCAACAACGGGCTGCTCCGCGACGATGCGGGCGTCGGTCGGATGGCGGGCAAGGTGGCCGCGGGTTTGCGCGGGTTACTGCGATAGCGCCGGCCCTGCGCGTCATCGGCGGCCGGTTTCGCGAAACGCGCCGCCGTGGCAAGGAGAGTGGATGGCCGCCGATCCACCGTCGCCGTCGGACCGCAAGCGCCGTGCCCGGGAGCTCTGCCGCGAGTACCTCATGCCGGCCCGCGTCGCGGCCTGGGAGAATCTTGGCGTTCCGCTCGTGATCGGGCGGCGCGAGGGCTACCGCATCTGGGATCTCGACGGGCACGAGCTCTTCGACCTGCACCTGAATGGCGGCACCTACAATCTCGGCCACCGTCATCCGGAGCTCGTCGCAACGCTGCGCGCCGATCTCGAGACGCTCGACGTCGGCAACCACCACTTTCCGTCCGAGGCGCGCGGCGAGCTCGCGGAGAAGCTCGCGCGGCTGACCCCCGGTGATCTCCACTACTCGGTATTCGTGCCCTCGGGCAGCGAGGCGAACGACCTCGCGATCCGGGTGGCGCGGCGCGCGACCGGCCGGCGGAAGATCGTCGCCCTCGAGGAGGCCTTTCACGGCCGCGCCGGTCTCGGGGCCGCCGCCGGCCGCGACGACATGGCGCGCTACTTCCTCTCCGACGACCCGAGCGAGTTCCTGACGGTCCCGTTCGACGACCTCGACGCGATGGACCGCGTGCTCGCGCCCGGCGACGTCGCGGGCGTGCTCATGGAGACGCTGCCGGCGACCTACGGCTTCCCCGTGCCTTCCGACGGCTACCTCGCCGGGGTGAAGGCGCTCTGCGAACGGTACGGGACGCTCTACGTCGCCGACGAGGTGCAGACCGGCCTCGGGCGGACCGGCGATCTCTGGGGCGTCGAAGGGTTCGGCGTCGATCCCGATCTGCTGGTCACGGGCAAGGGCCTCTCGGGCGGGCTCTATCCGATCGCGGCGGTCGTGATGACCCGGCGGGCGGGTGCGTGGCTCGGCGAGCAGGGCTGGGGCTACGTCTCGACCTTCGGCGGCGCCGAGCTCGGCTGCCGGGTCGCGTCCCGCGTACTCGATCTCTGCTCGGACCCCGCGGTGCTCGCCGGCGTGCGGCGTACGGCCGAGCGGGTCGCGGCGGGGCTCGCCGATCTCCGCGCTCGGCATCCGTTCCTGGTCGGCGTCCGCCAGCGCGGCGTCGTGATCGGTCTCGAGACGGCGAGCGAGCTCGGCGGCATGCAGCTCTCGCGCGCGCTCTATCCGCGCGGCGTGTGGGCGATGTTCTCGGGCTTCGCGCCGTCGGTCCTGCAGTTCAAGGTCGGGCTCCTCGTCGACGACGCGTACTGCGACGAGTTGCTCGCGCGCCTCGACCTCGCACTCGGCGACGTGGAGCGCGAGCGCGCGTGACGACGGCTTCGGCGGCCTTCGCGGCGCTTGCGACCGACGAGCAGGTCGCGCGGCTCGCCGGGCTCGCGACCCGCGCGCTCGCGTCCTGGGATCTCGCGGCGCCGCGGGTCGAGCTCGTGAAGTACCGCGAAAACGCGGTGTTCCTCGTGACGACCGCGGACGGCGGGCGCGCGATCCTGCGCGTCCACCGGCCGCGCTACCGGAGCGACGACGACATCCGTTCCGAGCTCGCGTGGATGCGCGCGCTCGACGCCGACGGCATCCCGACGCCGGCCGCCATCGCGACGCGCACCGGCGAGTGGCTCACGACGGTCAGCGCCGCCGGCGTCCCCGAGCCGCGCCAGTGCGACCTCATGACATGGGTGCCGGGGAAGCCTCCGGGAACGCTCGAGGCCGGCGTCGCCGCGGACGCCGCCGGCCTCAGGACGCTCTATCGGACCGTCGGCGGGCTCGCCGCACGCATGCACGCGCACGCCGCCGCGTGGCCGAAGCCCGCGCGCTTCAGCCGGCCCGCATGGAACGTCGCCACCCTCGTCGGCGACGACCCGACCTTCGGCCGCTTCTGGGAGCTCGACGCCATCGGCGCCGAGGAGATGCCGATCCTCCTCGCGGCGCGCGACCGCGTCCGCGCGCGCCTCGCAGCGCGGCCGGCCGACGTGTTGATCCACGGCGACCTGGTTCCCGACAACATCCTCGTCGACGGCGCGACGACCCGTGTGATCGACTTCGACGACTTCGGCTGGTCGTGGATCGGCTTCGAGGTCGCGACCTCCCTCTACACCTTGCAAATGGCGGGCGGCTTCGACGATGCCCTCGCCGGCTATCTCGAGGGCTATCGCGAGCTGCGGCCGTTCCCGGAGGCCGATCTCGAGCTGCTCCCCGATCTCCTGATGGCGCGCGGGCTCAGCTACCTCGGCTGGCCCGTCGGCCGCCCGGAAATCGAATCGACGCGGAACCTCGTTCCGATGCTCGTCTACGCGGTGACCGACGAGGCGCGGCGCTATCTCGACGCGTCCGGGTGAGCGGGCGCCGGACAGCAATCGGGGGGGCAGACGTCGGGACTCGGCGGCAGCGGACCGACGCTCCGGGGCGGCGCGCCGCGCAAGCGCTCGAGCACGAGCTCGCGGACGCAGGCGACGAAGCTCGGATGCGTGCCGACGGTGGCGGCGCGGACCATCGCGAGGCCGAGATCGTCGCAGAAGCGCCGCGCTTCGACGTCGAGGTCGTAGAGCACCTCGACGTGGTCCGA is part of the Deltaproteobacteria bacterium genome and harbors:
- the acnA gene encoding aconitate hydratase AcnA — encoded protein: MTTQSDAFGARARLAGSGLAVDYYRLGALAKESGVALDRLPVTVKILLENVLRHQDKPFANAADVLALARWNPAAAVEANELPFLPSRVVLQDFTGVPAVVDLAAMRDAVARAGGNPERINPLVPADLVIDHSVQVDFFGSKEAFAENVKREYERNRERYLLLRWGQKAFENFRVVPPSTGIVHQVNLEYLASVVDVRSETGGAFAFPDTLVGTDSHTTMINGLGVLGWGVGGIEAEAVLLGQPLYQLLPVVVGCDLTGQLPPGTTATDLVLTLTQVLRTHGVVGKFVEFFGAGCADLGLADRATLSNMAPEYGATAGLFPVDDETLRYLRATGRDTARVDLVERYCKEQGLFRTAATAAPTFSEIVTLDLSTVEPSLAGPRRPQDRVPLGGVRQSFRGAYEKRLASGAGKGAPITRGGDTATLTHGGVVIAAITSCTNTSNPSVMLAAGLLAEKAVARGLTPKPYVKTSLAPGSRVVTEYLRDAGVLGSLEALKFDLVGYGCTTCIGNSGPLPDAVAAAVKDNDLVVAAVLSGNRNFEGRIHPQVRAAYLASPPLVVAYALAGSVDADLTKEPLGTGKDGKPVFLKDVWPTNAEVREAMARAVTPELFRKTYAEVFTGDPTWQSLPVPEGNLYAWEPDSTYIQEPSFFADLPPTPQPLADIAGARVLAMLGDSVTTDHISPAGSIPKDGPAGLFLVEHGVEPRDFNSFGARRGNHQVMVRGTFGNVRLRNELVGGKEGDWTLHLPDGVEMRIFQASEKYRAAGTPLVIVAGKEYGSGSSRDWAAKGTLLLGVKAVIAESYERIHRSNLVGMGVVPLQFEAGQSRTTLGLDGLEVYAIEGLGALTPRKKLTVRARRADGSAIVFTAIARVDSPIEVDYLRHGGILQMVLRNMARG
- a CDS encoding aspartate aminotransferase family protein, which gives rise to MAADPPSPSDRKRRARELCREYLMPARVAAWENLGVPLVIGRREGYRIWDLDGHELFDLHLNGGTYNLGHRHPELVATLRADLETLDVGNHHFPSEARGELAEKLARLTPGDLHYSVFVPSGSEANDLAIRVARRATGRRKIVALEEAFHGRAGLGAAAGRDDMARYFLSDDPSEFLTVPFDDLDAMDRVLAPGDVAGVLMETLPATYGFPVPSDGYLAGVKALCERYGTLYVADEVQTGLGRTGDLWGVEGFGVDPDLLVTGKGLSGGLYPIAAVVMTRRAGAWLGEQGWGYVSTFGGAELGCRVASRVLDLCSDPAVLAGVRRTAERVAAGLADLRARHPFLVGVRQRGVVIGLETASELGGMQLSRALYPRGVWAMFSGFAPSVLQFKVGLLVDDAYCDELLARLDLALGDVERERA
- a CDS encoding AMP-binding protein, giving the protein MHVHFGAIWEAVADATPDAPAVVHGTRRISWRDYELRAARLARALLDAGLGPHSKVGMYLYNSPEYCETNFAAMKIRGIPINVNYRYLDEELAYLIDNSDMEALVFHSSLADRVAAVRPRAPRVKLFVEVDDGPAAAGAVRVEGAVSYEAIQSSVAPAARIAPRGDEIYMLYTGGTTGMPKGVMYSMADFAGFFLKTYPSMIGQPKIPDAALLPEIARKTRADGTAWVSMSGPPLMHGTGCWLGMMVPHMLGGTAVLLEGKSLDPVELWSVVERERVNLVVVVGDAFAKPLLRTLGERPGRFELSCLRLMVSSGTMFSLEVKQGLVRHMPGLTIVDVLGSTEGGMGQSTVRAGTTAETARFKLNPTTKVFTEDGREVAPGSGEIGLVANGGMVPLGYYKDPEKSAGTFREVDGVRYAFPGDMATVEADGRITLLGRGSNCINTGGEKVFPEEVEEALKTHPAVEDSLVFGVPDERFGQRVVGIAALAAGATDTPAAILAETKRHLAHYKIPKDLLVVERVPRAPNGKPDYATAKRIFESTPR
- a CDS encoding N-formylglutamate amidohydrolase; translated protein: MPHAPFHVRPGERRAPFVFTVEHASAAVPDEYAALGLGPAALAEHVAWDIGAAALARALAAEFAAPVVESGCSRLVVDCNRDLHDHDLIVEETHGVAVPGNHALDTAARADRITRWHAPYHAAVDEVLRMGAASTVLVSVHTFTPELRGRRRALEVGVLYDDHVGLAGTLADALAATGLVVRHNEPYSGLDGLIYSARVHGARHGLRYVELEVNNGLLRDDAGVGRMAGKVAAGLRGLLR
- a CDS encoding phosphotransferase; translated protein: MTTASAAFAALATDEQVARLAGLATRALASWDLAAPRVELVKYRENAVFLVTTADGGRAILRVHRPRYRSDDDIRSELAWMRALDADGIPTPAAIATRTGEWLTTVSAAGVPEPRQCDLMTWVPGKPPGTLEAGVAADAAGLRTLYRTVGGLAARMHAHAAAWPKPARFSRPAWNVATLVGDDPTFGRFWELDAIGAEEMPILLAARDRVRARLAARPADVLIHGDLVPDNILVDGATTRVIDFDDFGWSWIGFEVATSLYTLQMAGGFDDALAGYLEGYRELRPFPEADLELLPDLLMARGLSYLGWPVGRPEIESTRNLVPMLVYAVTDEARRYLDASG